The nucleotide sequence CATGGATATCAATGGCAATATGGTTCACGGCTGGTCTCCTCTTCTGGGCTTCGAGCCCGTCTAACGTGGGATGCACGATCAAATCGTGACATCGTTCGAGGGGACCGGCCTACTCATCGTCTCTGGGTGGGGGCTCGTGGAATGAGCCGTTCGATTTACACGATCAAACACTTCGTCATCCTGCTCGCAACCCGCAACCGGCAACCGGCAACTGGCATCTCCAACCTCCAACACACTTCACATCCGTCGCGGATCGGGATAGGTGAGCACGCTCCGGTCGAACGGAGACTCGATGACATGAATGGCGCGCTGTTCGTTGGTGAAGACGATGGCGCCATCCTTCGTCCAGGCGACACCCTCACACTGAAGGGTCACTGAGGTATGGAAGCGGATCTGCCGGATGTGATTCGCGAGAAAGTTCTCGCCTGATCGTTCGAAGAGATGAAGCCCGGTGTAGGTGAGCACCGCCAGCGTGCGACCGTCGGACCAGAGCGCGGCGTCGGTCACCATCGAGCCGGGGTCTGCGGTGGAGATCTTCTTCGCGACGATCTCGCCGGAGCCCTCGCCGGGGTCGATCGAATAGAGCGTCGTTTCGGAGTCGCTTCGGTGCTTGCTCAGGATGTAGAGTTTCCCGCCGTCCCAGAACATCGCCTCGGCGTCGAAGTTCATCCGGTCGGGATCTGGAAATTCGTGCTGATCCTCGAATCGGAAGCGGATCGACCGGCGAATCGGTACCGTTCCCGCTCCGCGAGGGTTCGGCTCGTCGATCTCGTGGATGACGAGGTCGCGACGCGCGTTCGCGTTGTTTCCGAAGTCGCCGATGAAAAGGCTGCCACGGTTGTCGGTCGTGATCGCCTCCCAGTCGATGTTCTCGGTACCGTCGATGCCGACCGTGGCATGACCGTTCCCGCCAAGATCGACCGCGAAAATGTGGGGCGTGTTTCCGGAGTCATTGAGCGTCCAGAACAGCGATGGATCGATCGTCGAGCGAATCAATCCGGAGGATTCAGTGATGCTCGCGTCGAGAACGCCGGTCGCACCCGACAGGCGCGTCGACGAGCACTGGGTGCCGAAGAGGAGGACGAGAAGGGCGAGGAATGTGGTTTGTGCTCTTTTCGCGTCGGTCACGGCGGCAGAGTATAGACCACCGGTCATCCCGAGCCATTGATCGACGCTACGCGCCGATTAAGAGGCAATGAACGCGAGATGCCCCGGAGAAAGTGTTGGGACGGCGCTTCGCCGGGCCTGACTGCACTCCTTCGGGAGGAGCCGGCCGAAAAGTAGCGCTCAGACCTTCTCGAGCACGAGCGCACCGAGGGGCGGGAGGTCGAGCAGAAGGGCATGGTAGCGGCCGTGGGCCGCGATCGGTGCGGATTCGATCTCGGTCCTGATCGGATACCCCGACCCGCCGAGATCCTTCTCGTCCGAGTTGAGGATGACGCGCCACGAACCGGGATCGGGGCAGCCGAGAAGATATTCCGGCCGTGGCTCAGGAGTGAGATTGATGACGCAGATGAGCCGGTTCCCGTCACGGTCTTTGCGGGCATAGCTCAGAACACTGTTCAGTGCGTCGTTGGCATCGATCCATTCGAAACCGGAAGGCTCCGAGTCGAGCTCGTGAAGCGCCTTCTGCTCTCGCATCATCGTATTCAGTTTTCCGACGAACCGGAGCAAGCCGTTCCGGTAGGAATCATTCGCATCGGGCCAGCTCAGCTGTGCATCGTGGTTCCATTCGGCCCATTGCCCGATCTCGCAGCCCATGAAGAGCAGCTTCTTGCCGGGCTGGGTCCACATCATCGAGTAGAGCGCACGGAGATTCGCGAACCGCTGCCACTCGTCCCCCGGCATTTTCCGAAGCAGTGAACCCTTGCCATGGACGACTTCGTCGTGAGAGAGGGGAAGGACGTAGTTTTCCGACCACGCATACATCGCGCGGAAGGTGAGCTCGTTGTGATGAAATCGACGGTGGATCGGATCGCGGCTCATGTAGCCCAGCGTGTCGTGCATCCACCCCATGTCCCACTTGTAGCCGAAGCCCAGGCCTCCGAGCCAGGTCGGCCGCGAGACCATCGGCCACGCCGTCGATTCCTCGGCGATCGTCTGAACGCCCGGGACTTCGCGATAGACCGCTTCATTCAGCGTTCGGAGGAAGTGGATCGCATCGAGATTTTCGCGACCGCCGTAGCGGTTCGGGATCCAGTTACCTCCCTCGCGCGAGTAGTCGAGGTAGAGCATCGACGCGACCGCGTCGACTCGAATGCCGTCGATATGAAACTCGTGCAGCCAGTACAGAGCGCTGCTGAGAAGGAAGCTGCGAACCTCGCCCCGGCCGTAATTGAAAATGAACGAGTTCCAGTCCGGGTGGAATCCGAGTCGCGGATCGGCGTGCTCATACAGATGGGTTCCGTCGAAAAAGCCGAGCCCGTGGGCGTCGGTCGGAAAATGCGACGGCACCCAGTCGAGGATGACGCCGATCCCTCCCTGATGAAGCCGGTCGACGAACCTGCGGAAGTCGTCGGGGGAACCGTACCGGCTGGTCGGTGCGAAGTAGCCGGTCGTCTGGTAACCCCACGAGCCGTAGAACGGATGCTCGGTCACCGGAAGGAGCTCGAGGTGGGTGAACCCGAGCTCGGTCAGATAGGGAACGAGCTCTTCGGCGAGATCGCTCCATCCGAGAGGACTCCCGTCGGCGTTCCTTCGCCACGACCCTGGGTGCATCTCGTAGATGGAGATCGGCGCGTCCCGCTCGAGTCGTGGTCCCCGTTTCTCCATCCATTCATCGTCGTTCCATGAATATTCGCTCGTGTGGATCACGGAGGCCGTGCGGGGCGGCAGCTCGGCTGCAGTCGCGAAAGGGTCGGCCTTGTCTCCGGCCCGTCCTCGGTCGGCGTCCTTCACCCGGAACTTGTAGCGATCCCCTCGACTCGCGCCCTCGACGAAGCATTCCCATACGCCGGGCTCTCCGAGCGATCTCATCGGGTCTGCTTTGGGCGACCATTCATTGAAATCCCCGATCACCGAAACGGAGCGGGCCGCCGGCGCCCAGACCCTGAAGAGAGTCCCGTCGGCGCCATCCCGGCGCGTCGGTATGGCGCCGAGCTTCTCGTACAGGCGGCCATGGGTCCCCTCGCGGAACAGATAGGTGTCGGTCTCGGTGAAGTCGAGGGCCGATGTGGCGCCCGGCTCGTCCGAGCTCTCCGCCGGAGCGATCTCTTCCGGAGGCGGTGGGACGTTCTTCTTTTTCGAAGCTTCCCGTCTGGTTGCCCGCTTTCTCGACGCGGGCGGTTTGCTGCTCTTCCTGTCTGCCATTCCCTATTCATCGTACACGTGTCGTGCCGGTCGGGTCAGGTGCTGTTAAGATCGCGGTCGAAATGATCGACGTCAGTCAGATCGCGGAGCGGGGCTCTCTCGAAGAGGAGCTCCTCTCGCGAATCGATCTGAGCGCTCTCCCACGACATGTCGCCGTGATCATGGATGGAAACGGCCGCTGGGCGAAGAGCCGGAGTCTTCCGCGCGTCGAGGGTCACCGAGCGGGCATCGATGCTGTTCGCGACACCGTCGAGACGGCAGCACGACTCGAGCTCGAGGTGATCACGCTCTATGCGTTTTCGGTCGAGAACTGGAAGCGTCCACGGCTCGAGGTTGCGACGCTGATGATGTTGCTCAAGGAGTACGTCCGCAAGGAGATCGATACTCTGATGACCAACGACATCAGGTTCGTACCGATCGGGCGAATCGATGGCCTCGATCCCTCCGTGCAGCGCGAGCTCGAGTTTGCGGTGGAGCGGACCGCAGCCAACAAGGGGCTTCGATTTCAGATCGCGCTCAATTATGGCGGACGGGCCGAGATTCTCGACGCAGTCAATTCGTTGATCCGCGAAAGACGAGGGTCTTCGGAAGAGGTCGGAGAGGAAGAATTCTCCCGGCATCTCTATACAGGATGGACTCCGGATCCCGATCTTCTGATCCGGACGAGCGGCGAGATGCGAATCTCCAATTTTCTCCTCTGGCAGATCGCCTACGCCGAGATCTGGGTGACGAAGGTCCTGTGGCCGGATTTCCGGCGCCGGCATCTGCTCGAGGCCATCATCGATTATCAGACACGCGAGCGCCGCTACGGTGGTGTCGGCGAGGTCCCCGAGGACCTTTTCACGAGACAGTAGAGGGAAAAGCAAGTTGGAGGTTTGAGGTTGGAGGTTTGAGGTTGGTGGACGCGGCTCGCCCTCGAGTGTAGCGCCGGTTTCCACCACCTATGCGGCGATCCGACTCGATCAGCACCGAGATGTTCTTGCGCGATGTCCCCATCACCGGGAGGGCGAGGCTCCTGCCGAGCCGCACCCTTTCGAGATGGCAGAAAGTTCGTTCAGTGCAATGACCGAGCGGGCGGAGACAGAATGGTTTTCAGGTGACATTTCGGCGGAACGCGACGGGGCGGCTCAGCAGGAGCTTCGCCCTCCCGGTCAAATGTCGCATCCGCGAGAGCGCGCCAAACCTCCAACCTCCAACCTCGAACCTCAAACCTTCATCTGAGAGGGAGGACGATCCGATTCGTCGGGACCGGCCGTGGCGGAGCGAGCTGTCCCGGAAGACCTTCGAGTAGCAGATCGAGCTCCTCTCCTGAAGCGCGGCCGAGCGCGACGAAGGTCGCCGGATCGATCTCCACGTCCTCGCCCTGATAGCGGACGACGATTCGCTCGTAGTCTCGCTCGAGACCTCTGGAGAGGACGATCAGGCTCTCGCGGACGTCATCGGGGCCGATGCCCTCGCTCTTCTTGTCGAAGTCGAGAACGAGCGTTCCGGGATCGACGAACCATCCGAGGTGAGCATTGACGTCGATGTCGGCGAGTCTGGCAACTGATGAAATCGCATCGTTCGCAGGAATCTGGACGACCGAATAGTTGAATGCCCACCCGATTGCCGCGATGAGAAGCGGTGTTCCCATGACCGCCGTTCTGAGCGCAGGGAATCTGGGGTGCTGCAGGGTGACGGTCTCGAGACCGAATTGACGCTTCAGGCTCGAGAATCCGGTTTCCTTTCGCCCATCCTCCTCCTGGTCGTCATCGGAGTCGACGGAAGGCACATCGATGCGGATGGCGTAGTAGGCGATCGAAAGCATCAGCCCCGCGCCGATGGCGATGATTCCGACGGGACGAAAGATGAAAAGTGTGACGACTCCGAGGAGATAGGCGACCCAGCTCGCATAGTTGAGCTGCGCGCGCAGCCGCCTGGCTCGGACCGCCCGGTATCGCGGATCGAGAATCTCGCCGCAGTGGCGGCAGCGGAGTGCGCCTTCGTCTACCCTGGCCAGACATGCGGGGCACTCCTGCTTGCGCGCATCGCTGAGCCGTCGCTGTTTGTCCTCGTCGCGACGGAGCGGGTGCGCGGTCGACAGAAAAATCAGGCCGCAAGATGTGCAGGATGCCGCGGAGGGCTCCCGTACGACCCGGCATTCGGGACAGCGGAGCATCACCGCATCCGAGCTCATCGGAATTTCCTCACGACCAGCACGACGCCGACGATGACGCTGAATGCGACGATCGCCAGCGGAATCCACAGAATGCGGCGCTCCTCGGTCGGAGGGGCCAGGTCGGAAGTCTGGATGCGGCCGATCCGGTCAGGACCGAGGGCGCGCGTCACGTCGGTGCGGAATCGCTCGAGGCTGCGGGGCCGCTCGGCGACCTCGACTGTCCCGCGCTGAGGATCGACGAGCACGAGGTCGCTCGCAGCGGGGACGACGAGCTCGCCGCCGGAATCCCGCACGATCTCGTAAGTTCCCTGGTTCTGGTAGAGGACCGTGTCGGCACCTTGCACCTTTGCGGTGAAAAGAATGCGCTCGTCACCCGGTGAGAATTCGGGAATCCCGATGGTCCGCTGATTGAGATTGCCGACCCGGCCGCCCGAGGTGACGATCGTAATCGTCGGGCCGGGGTCCCCTTTGAGAGCTTCCTCGACGGCGAAAGTGGTCTCGGTGAGGATCCAACGCCCGGTTTCGTCGAAGCGGGATTGCGTCGCCACAGCGCGGCCTCGAAGGATCGAGTCCGCCTCCTCGACTTTCTCGTCGAAGGTCTTGAATTCCGCCACCGACGCCGAAGCGAGGGGAGCCGTCAGGAGTAGCGCCAGGGTCGCGCCCAAAAACTTATTCGGCATTCTGAAAGGACGAACGAAGCAATCCGGGCGCCAATTCCGGAAAGAACCGCGAGGATCTCACTCCCTGGGGTCCGGGCACCAATTCTGGCACGCAAAACGGTCGTCCGGCTGACTTCCTCAGGCCCGCCGCTCCGGTCTCAGCAGCAGGTCGGTCGGACCCTCGTCACTCCCGGCTCGCCGTTCGCTGACGAGGCGGAACGTCGCGAGCTCCGGCGGACAAAGGATCCTCACCGGCGGAACGGCTCCGAGGCCGCGGCTGACGTAGAGGAGAACCTGATTCTCCCTGTGAAATCCGGATGCGTAGAGTGCTTCGTGCTTCGAGGGAACGACGATCGCTCCGAGAAATGGAAGGCGGATCTGCCCGCCATGAGTGTGGCCGGCGAGGAGGAGGTCGACGCGCTGGTTCTCGATATGCCCGGCGATGTCGGGATGGTGCGAGACACCGATGCAGGGACGGTTACCGGGTACGCTTCGGAAAGTCGCTTCGATGTCGGGCGTGCCGCGATAGAGCTCGTCGATCCCGATCAGATCTATGACGTCCGGTCCTCGCGTGATTCTGGTCGATCGGTTGACGAGGAAGCGGACACCCCGCGCGGTCATCGCGGCGACGACCGCATCGGCGTCGGTCCAGTAATCGTGATTTCCGAGAACTGCCCAGACCCCGTCTTTCGCGCGCAGGTCGATCAGAAGCACCCGGGCCATCAGCTCGATGTCGGCCTTCCAGGTCACGAAGTCTCCACCGAGGAGCACGAGGTCGACGTCCCGGGCGATGATCTCCTCGACGCATCGCCGGTAGAAGTCCTCGCGCATGAATCCGGTGACGTGTGTATCGGTCATGAAGGCGATCTCGTAGCCCTCGAACGACGGAGGAAGATCCGGGATGACGACATCGTGTGAGGTGATCTCGAGATCGTAGACGTCGTTGTGGATTCCGAGTGCTCGGAGGCCCTTCGACTGAACGTGCCCCTCCCGGATGTGAACCCGCTCGGATGGATTCGCGATGACGCCGCCGACCGTCGGAGGATGGAAGTTGTACCAGGACCGATCGATCAGCCAGTAGACGCCGGTGGCGACGGTCAGCGCGACCCAGACGGCTCCTGCAATTGCGAGCGGGCCCATCCGGCCGGTGCGAACGCCGCTGTAAAAGAACCAGTAAAGAGGGAGGAGGACGGTCAGCGCGACCGGGATGGCGATCAGTCCGATCCTGAGCCGGTCGCTTTCGTGTTTCTCCGCGAAGACGAGACGGTTGAGCGAGAAGAGACCGATCCGCGCGTTGCCGGCGACCGCGAGCAACCCGAGCAGCAGCAGCACCAGCACGTTCATCAGCAGGCCGCGCCGAGCCGTTCGAGAATGGGGCCGATGTTGATTTCGGGGACGCGGACCGATCCGAAGGTGCGCCTATCCTCGAATCCGTGGTCGTCGGATCCTCCGGTGATCATCAGCTCGTGAGAGCGGGCGAGCTTCTCCAGTCTCGCCGTCCATTCGGGAGGAATCTTCGGGTGAATGCACTCGATCCCTTCCAGCCCGAGATCGAGCAGCTCGTTGACCACGAGCATCGGTTCGCCGTACAGGGTCGGATGTGCGAGGGAGAGGACACCGCCGCACGACCGGACCAGCTCGATCGCATCGGAAGCCGTCATGCAGGCTTTCGGAACCCACGCGGGTCCCCCCTGGTGAAGGTAGACGCGGAAGGCCTCGCCGACGTCGCTTACGACACCGTTCGCGACCATGACGCGGGCAACGTGAGGACGTCCCGGAGAGCCCTCGCCGCAGAGCGCGCGAACCTGGTTACCGTCGATCTCGACACCGGCTTCGTGCAGTTTGTCGATGATTCGATCGAGTCGTGT is from Acidobacteriota bacterium and encodes:
- the glgB gene encoding 1,4-alpha-glucan branching protein GlgB, which produces MADRKSSKPPASRKRATRREASKKKNVPPPPEEIAPAESSDEPGATSALDFTETDTYLFREGTHGRLYEKLGAIPTRRDGADGTLFRVWAPAARSVSVIGDFNEWSPKADPMRSLGEPGVWECFVEGASRGDRYKFRVKDADRGRAGDKADPFATAAELPPRTASVIHTSEYSWNDDEWMEKRGPRLERDAPISIYEMHPGSWRRNADGSPLGWSDLAEELVPYLTELGFTHLELLPVTEHPFYGSWGYQTTGYFAPTSRYGSPDDFRRFVDRLHQGGIGVILDWVPSHFPTDAHGLGFFDGTHLYEHADPRLGFHPDWNSFIFNYGRGEVRSFLLSSALYWLHEFHIDGIRVDAVASMLYLDYSREGGNWIPNRYGGRENLDAIHFLRTLNEAVYREVPGVQTIAEESTAWPMVSRPTWLGGLGFGYKWDMGWMHDTLGYMSRDPIHRRFHHNELTFRAMYAWSENYVLPLSHDEVVHGKGSLLRKMPGDEWQRFANLRALYSMMWTQPGKKLLFMGCEIGQWAEWNHDAQLSWPDANDSYRNGLLRFVGKLNTMMREQKALHELDSEPSGFEWIDANDALNSVLSYARKDRDGNRLICVINLTPEPRPEYLLGCPDPGSWRVILNSDEKDLGGSGYPIRTEIESAPIAAHGRYHALLLDLPPLGALVLEKV
- a CDS encoding isoprenyl transferase, translated to MIDVSQIAERGSLEEELLSRIDLSALPRHVAVIMDGNGRWAKSRSLPRVEGHRAGIDAVRDTVETAARLELEVITLYAFSVENWKRPRLEVATLMMLLKEYVRKEIDTLMTNDIRFVPIGRIDGLDPSVQRELEFAVERTAANKGLRFQIALNYGGRAEILDAVNSLIRERRGSSEEVGEEEFSRHLYTGWTPDPDLLIRTSGEMRISNFLLWQIAYAEIWVTKVLWPDFRRRHLLEAIIDYQTRERRYGGVGEVPEDLFTRQ
- a CDS encoding zinc ribbon domain-containing protein, whose protein sequence is MSSDAVMLRCPECRVVREPSAASCTSCGLIFLSTAHPLRRDEDKQRRLSDARKQECPACLARVDEGALRCRHCGEILDPRYRAVRARRLRAQLNYASWVAYLLGVVTLFIFRPVGIIAIGAGLMLSIAYYAIRIDVPSVDSDDDQEEDGRKETGFSSLKRQFGLETVTLQHPRFPALRTAVMGTPLLIAAIGWAFNYSVVQIPANDAISSVARLADIDVNAHLGWFVDPGTLVLDFDKKSEGIGPDDVRESLIVLSRGLERDYERIVVRYQGEDVEIDPATFVALGRASGEELDLLLEGLPGQLAPPRPVPTNRIVLPLR
- a CDS encoding metallophosphoesterase, which encodes MNVLVLLLLGLLAVAGNARIGLFSLNRLVFAEKHESDRLRIGLIAIPVALTVLLPLYWFFYSGVRTGRMGPLAIAGAVWVALTVATGVYWLIDRSWYNFHPPTVGGVIANPSERVHIREGHVQSKGLRALGIHNDVYDLEITSHDVVIPDLPPSFEGYEIAFMTDTHVTGFMREDFYRRCVEEIIARDVDLVLLGGDFVTWKADIELMARVLLIDLRAKDGVWAVLGNHDYWTDADAVVAAMTARGVRFLVNRSTRITRGPDVIDLIGIDELYRGTPDIEATFRSVPGNRPCIGVSHHPDIAGHIENQRVDLLLAGHTHGGQIRLPFLGAIVVPSKHEALYASGFHRENQVLLYVSRGLGAVPPVRILCPPELATFRLVSERRAGSDEGPTDLLLRPERRA
- a CDS encoding PHP domain-containing protein, which encodes MRFADLHTHTHHSDGTRSPSELVDLAVKYQIGILAISDHDQLGGYFEALAYAAEREIILVPATELSVTHRGWDIHLLAYAFDPTNEILRSRLAELRETRRTRLDRIIDKLHEAGVEIDGNQVRALCGEGSPGRPHVARVMVANGVVSDVGEAFRVYLHQGGPAWVPKACMTASDAIELVRSCGGVLSLAHPTLYGEPMLVVNELLDLGLEGIECIHPKIPPEWTARLEKLARSHELMITGGSDDHGFEDRRTFGSVRVPEINIGPILERLGAAC